A window of the Polypterus senegalus isolate Bchr_013 chromosome 4, ASM1683550v1, whole genome shotgun sequence genome harbors these coding sequences:
- the mab21l2 gene encoding protein mab-21-like 2 — translation MIAAQAKLVYQLNKYYNERCQTRKAAIAKTIREVCKVVSDVLKEVEVQEPRFISSLSEIDSRYEGMEVISPNEFEVVLYLNQMGVFNFVDDGSLPGCAVLKLSDGRKRSMSLWVEFITASGYLSARKIRSRFQTLVAQAVDKCSYRDVVKMVADTSEVKLRIRERYVVQITPAFKCTGIWPRSAAQWPMPHIPWPGPNRVAEVKAEGFNLLSKECYSLTGKQSSAESDAWVLQFAEAENRLLMAGCRKKCLSILKTLRDRHLELPGQPLNNYHMKTLLLYECEKHPRETDWDESCLGDRLNGILLQLISCLQCRRCPHYFLPNLDLFQGKPHSALEAAAKQTWRLAREILTNAKSLDKL, via the coding sequence ATGATAGCTGCTCAAGCTAAGCTAGTTTACCAGCTGAACAAATATTACAACGAGAGATGCCAGACCAGGAAAGCAGCCATCGCCAAAACCATCCGAGAAGTGTGCAAGGTGGTCTCGGACGTCCTGAAGGAAGTTGAAGTCCAGGAGCCGCGTTTCATCAGCTCGCTGAGCGAAATCGACTCCCGCTACGAGGGGATGGAAGTGATTTCACCAAACGAATTCGAGGTGGTGCTCTACTTGAACCAGATGGGTGTTTTCAACTTTGTGGACGACGGATCCCTGCCGGGCTGCGCCGTGTTGAAACTGAGCGACGGCCGCAAGAGGAGCATGTCCCTGTGGGTCGAGTTCATCACTGCCTCGGGATACCTCTCCGCACGGAAAATCCGATCTCGCTTTCAGACTCTGGTGGCGCAAGCTGTGGACAAATGCAGTTACAGAGATGTTGTCAAGATGGTCGCAGACACAAGTGAGGTAAAGCTGAGAATCCGAGAGAGATACGTCGTGCAGATTACGCCTGCGTTCAAATGCACGGGCATCTGGCCTAGAAGCGCGGCTCAGTGGCCAATGCCCCACATCCCCTGGCCTGGACCCAACAGAGTGGCAGAAGTCAAAGCAGAGGGCTTCAATCTGCTCTCGAAAGAGTGCTACTCCTTGACTGGCAAACAGAGCTCTGCCGAGAGCGACGCCTGGGTCTTGCAGTTTGCAGAAGCCGAAAACAGGCTCCTGATGGCAGGCTGCAGAAAGAAATGTCTGTCTATCCTGAAGACGCTGCGCGATCGGCACCTTGAGCTGCCAGGTCAACCCCTCAACAACTACCACATGAAGACCCTGCTTCTGTACGAGTGTGAGAAGCACCCAAGGGAGACCGACTGGGACGAGTCGTGCCTGGGGGACCGGCTCAACGGCATCCTCCTGCAGCTCATCTCCTGTTTACAGTGTCGGCGGTGTCCGCACTACTTCTTACCTAACTTAGACCTTTTCCAGGGAAAGCCTCACTCGGCCCTGGAGGCTGCAGCCAAGCAGACTTGGAGACTGGCGAGAGAAATCCTAACGAATGCAAAAAGCTTGGACAAATTATAA